A region of Saccharomyces kudriavzevii IFO 1802 strain IFO1802 genome assembly, chromosome: 14 DNA encodes the following proteins:
- the URK1 gene encoding uridine kinase URK1 (similar to Saccharomyces cerevisiae URK1 (YNR012W); ancestral locus Anc_6.307): protein MSHRIAPSKERSSSFISILDDETRDTLKSDASMNGETDVEKSEGKSSRYIPPWTTPYIIGIGGASGSGKTSVAAKIVSSINVPWTVLISLDNFYNPLGPEDRARAFRNEYDFDEPDAINLELAYKCILNLKEGKRTNIPVYSFVHHNRVPDKNIVIYGATVVVIEGIYALYDPQLLDLMDLKIYVDADLDVCLARRLSRDIVSRGRDLDGCIQQWEKFVKPNAEKFVKPTMKNADAIIPSMSDNGTAVNLLINHIKSKLDLKSDEHLRELIKLGSSRSQTLFDRKMIHELPHTNQVLSLHTMLLNKNLNCADFVFYFDRLATILLSWALDDIPVARTDIITPGGHSMEDVVTCQFDQVTAVNIIRSGDCFMKSLRKTIPNITIGKLLIQSDSQTGEPQLHCEFLPANIEKFGKVFLMEGQIISGAAMIMAIQVLLDHGIDLEKISVVVYLATEVGIRRILNAFDNKVNIFAGMVITREHLQNRQHKWALTRFLDSKYFGCN, encoded by the coding sequence atgtCGCACCGTATAGCACCTTCTAAGGAACGGTCCTCATCATTTATTTCCATTCTAGACGATGAGACAAGAGATACATTGAAATCTGATGCCTCTATGAATGGTGAAACAGATGTCGAAAAGAGTGAGGGAAAAAGCTCCCGATATATCCCACCATGGACGACCCCATATATCATTGGTATAGGTGGTGCTTCAGGTTCCGGCAAGACAAGTGTCGCTGCCAAAATCGTATCGTCAATTAATGTCCCCTGGACGGTATTAATATCATTGGACAATTTCTATAATCCATTAGGCCCAGAGGACAGAGCTCGGGCATTCAGAAACGAGTACGACTTCGATGAACCAGACGCCATAAATTTAGAACTGGCATATAAGTGCATTTTGAACTTAAAGGAAGGTAAAAGAACAAACATCCCAGTTTATAGCTTTGTCCACCATAACAGAGTGCCAGATAAAAACATTGTCATATATGGGGCCACTGTAGTAGTGATTGAGGGAATTTACGCACTATACGACCCTCAATTGCTAGATCTGAtggatttgaagatttaTGTAGATGCTGATTTAGATGTCTGCTTAGCAAGAAGATTATCTAGAGATATAGTGTCCAGAGGAAGAGATTTAGATGGTTGTATTCAACAGTGGGAAAAATTTGTGAAACCCAACGCAGAAAAATTTGTGAAGCCAACCATGAAAAATGCAGATGCGATCATCCCATCCATGAGTGATAACGGTACCGCCGTAAATTTACTCATCAATCATATCAAGTCAAAACTAGATCTGAAATCAGACGAACATTTGAGGGAACTGATCAAGTTGGGCTCCTCCCGATCACAGACTCTGTTCGATCGTAAAATGATCCATGAATTGCCGCACACCAACCAAGTTCTTTCATTGCATACTATGCTACTTAACAAAAATCTAAATTGTGCAGACTTTGTTTTCTATTTCGACAGGCTAGCGACAATTTTACTATCATGGGCGCTTGATGATATTCCGGTGGCACGTACAGACATTATAACTCCTGGTGGGCACTCCATGGAAGACGTCGTCACGTGTCAATTTGATCAAGTTACCGCGGTGAATATTATACGGTCTGGAGACTGTTTTATGAAATCTCTGAGAAAGACAATCCCTAACATTACAATTGGTAAACTATTGATTCAATCGGATTCACAAACTGGAGAGCCGCAACTGCATTGCGAATTTTTACCAGCAAACATAGAGAAGTTTGGCAAGGTTTTCTTAATGGAAGGTCAAATAATCAGTGGCGCCGCCATGATCATGGCCATCCAAGTGCTTTTAGATCATGGTATTGACTTAGAAAAGATCAGCGTAGTGGTTTATTTGGCGACTGAAGTCGGTATCAGACGTATATTAAACGCATTTGATAATAAAGTCAACATTTTTGCTGGTATGGTAATTACTAGAGAACATTTGCAAAATCGTCAGCATAAATGGGCATTGACCAGATTTCTCGATTCGAAATATTTTGGTTGCAATTGA
- the PHO91 gene encoding Pho91p (similar to Saccharomyces cerevisiae PHO91 (YNR013C); ancestral locus Anc_6.308), with translation MKFSHSLQFNSVPEWSTKYLAYSQLKKLIYSLQKDKLYSSNKHHVVQPPDANDESLPLLSDASPDDQFYISKFVAALNQELKKIDKFYISQETGLIANYNELKDDVAELENTNKASQLFNQQQQQQQQQQSGARNRKSKSQQRQRRFSSVSSTDSNPSLTDMSIDSAPVIHTQVSNTNNGGSIQNLASTSLSLSNTNSMYLSPFTQHRLSLKKRLISVYTQLSELKDFIELNQTGFSKICKKFDKSLNTNLKQNYLNYIKFHSHVFNPATINRIQHHITETILTYASLNKGTRRPSNTFNLDADRINSNGYNSSDEEDVDGNRQEVLEFQDAERELSSHLRDHVVWERNTVWKDMMNLERKYQSAKTDNKKFLKLSSSQLRPSASISESMAMSGGDARIIAPSSDSLTFRELMHLPPRQWVQFIINQTSFLKFVLITCCFIALLTFNLTPFAKDSLQKNCFAILIYASLLWATETIPLFVTSLMIPLLIVVFPVIKDPVTSQPMSPRDSSQFILSTMWSSVIMLLLGGFTLAAALSKYNIAKVLSTHILASAGTNPHFILLTNMFVALFVSMWVSNVAAPVLCYSIVQPLLRTLPRNCSYAKALILGIALASNIGGMSSPIASPQNIISIGIMDPSPSWAEWFMIALPVCFICLMATWVLLIITFPPEPNVKILQLHPSRDPFTLKQWFVTLVCITTIVLWCLSNQISGIFGEMGIISIIPIVVFFGTGLLTSDDFNNFMWTIVVLAMGGTTLGKAVSSSGLLATMAELIKAQIEHEPIFIIVLIFGLVILVMATFVSHTVAAMIIVPLMSEIGSNLPSGDHSRLLIVIAALLCSSAMGLPTSGFPNVTAISMIDEVGDRYLTVGTFITRGVPASLLSYATIVTVGYGLLKLMAF, from the coding sequence ATGAAATTTTCGCATTCGTTGCAGTTCAATTCTGTTCCTGAATGGTCTACCAAATATCTGGCGTACTCAcagttgaaaaaactgaTATATTCCTTGCAAAAGGATAAGCTGTACAGTAGCAACAAGCACCATGTTGTGCAGCCTCCAGACGCCAATGACGAAAGTCTGCCGCTCCTGTCAGACGCTTCTCCGGACGACCAATTTTACATCTCCAAGTTCGTGGCGGCCTTAAATCaagaactgaaaaaaatcgatAAGTTCTATATATCCCAAGAAACAGGCCTTATCGCCAACTACAACGAATTGAAGGATGATGTCGCGGAACTGGAAAACACCAACAAGGCCAGTCAACTGTTCaatcagcagcagcagcagcagcagcagcagcagagTGGGGCAAGAAACAGAAAGTCCAAGTCACAGCAGCGCCAAAGAAGGTTTAGTAGCGTCTCCTCCACCGACTCGAACCCCTCTTTGACGGACATGTCCATCGATTCCGCGCCCGTCATCCACACTCAAGTCTCGAACACGAACAACGGGGGTTCGATACAAAACTTGGCCTCCACCTCATTGTCCCTTTCCAACACCAACTCGATGTACCTGTCTCCCTTCACCCAGCATAGGTTGTCCCTGAAAAAGAGATTGATATCCGTTTACACCCAGTTATCCGAGCTGAAGGACTTCATCGAGTTGAATCAGACCGGGTTCTCCAAGATCTGCAAGAAATTCGACAAGTCTTTGAACACCAACTTGAAGCAGAACTACTTGAACTACATCAAGTTCCACTCGCATGTCTTCAATCCTGCTACTATAAACAGAATCCAGCACCACATCACCGAGACTATTCTCACGTATGCCAGCTTGAACAAGGGTACCCGCCGACCATCCAACACCTTTAACTTGGACGCTGACCGCATCAACAGCAACGGATACAACAGCAGCGACGAGGAAGATGTAGATGGCAACAGGCAGGAAGTCCTCGAGTTCCAGGACGCTGAACGTGAACTGTCCTCCCATTTGAGAGATCATGTCGTTTGGGAAAGAAACACCGTTTGGAAGgatatgatgaatttggaaagaaagtACCAGTCTGCCAAGACCGACAAcaagaaattcttgaagttAAGTTCCAGCCAATTGCGTCCCAGTGCCAGTATCTCCGAATCTATGGCGATGTCAGGCGGAGACGCCCGTATCATTGCTCCATCGTCGGACTCTTTGACTTTCCGTGAGCTCATGCATTTACCACCCAGGCAATGGGTCCAGTTCATCATAAACCAGACCTCGTTCCTAAAATTTGTATTGATCACCTGCTGCTTCATCGCGCTATTAACTTTCAACTTGACTCCGTTCGCCAAGGATTCTTTACAGAAAAACTGTTTCGCCATCTTGATCTATGCATCTTTGCTGTGGGCCACTGAGACAATCCCTCTTTTCGTGACCTCTCTAATGATTCCCCTGCTTATTGTCGTGTTCCCCGTCATCAAGGACCCGGTCACCTCCCAGCCTATGTCCCCTCGTGATTCCTCCCAGTTTATACTATCGACAATGTGGTCCAGTGTCATCATGCTTTTGCTAGGCGGGTTCACTTTGGCTGCTGCCCTTTCCAAATACAACATCGCCAAAGTGCTTTCCACGCACATCTTGGCTTCCGCCGGTACAAACCCGCATTTCATTCTCTTAACGAATATGTTCGTAGCGCTCTTTGTCTCCATGTGGGTCTCCAATGTGGCTGCGCCCGTCCTTTGTTATTCCATCGTTCAACCTTTGCTAAGAACGCTACCAAGGAATTGCTCCTACGCCAAGGCTCTGATTTTAGGGATTGCTCTCGCCTCCAATATCGGTGGTATGTCTTCTCCCATTGCTTCTCCTCAAAATATTATCTCCATCGGTATAATGGACCCTTCGCCATCCTGGGCGGAGTGGTTCATGATCGCCCTGCCTGTGTGCTTCATTTGTCTCATGGCGACCTGGGTTCTGTTGATTATAACTTTCCCTCCTGAACCAAACGTGAAAATCTTACAATTGCATCCATCACGCGACCCGTTCACTTTGAAACAATGGTTTGTCACTTTAGTGTGTATCACCACAATTGTTCTTTGGTGTCTCTCCAACCAAATCTCCGGTATTTTTGGTGAAATGGGCATAATTTCAATCATACCCATCGTAGTCTTCTTCGGTACAGGGCTGTTAACCTCAGACGATTTCAACAACTTCATGTGGACGATCGTTGTTTTGGCCATGGGGGGTACCACCTTAGGGAAAGCGGTGAGCTCATCTGGCTTATTGGCCACAATGGCAGAACTAATTAAGGCGCAAATTGAGCATGAACCAATCTTTATCATTGTGTTGATCTTTGGTCTCGTGATCCTTGTAATGGCAACTTTTGTCTCCCATACCGTCGCTGCGATGATCATAGTCCCATTAATGAGTGAAATTGGTTCCAACCTACCCTCAGGTGACCATTCCAGATTATTGATTGTTATAGCCGCGCTATTATGTTCCAGTGCGATGGGTCTCCCAACTTCTGGTTTCCCCAATGTTACTGCCATTTCAATGATTGATGAAGTCGGTGATAGGTATTTGACCGTGGGCACATTTATTACAAGGGGTGTTCCAGCAAGTTTATTGAGTTATGCCACCATTGTTACAGTAGGCTATGGCCTATTAAAGCTAATGGCGTTCTAG
- the SKDI14G3340 gene encoding uncharacterized protein (similar to Saccharomyces cerevisiae YMR206W and YNR014W; ancestral locus Anc_6.309) has product MTSTDIKPCAVNIPVSAHITFHYKPVADKSSSSSSSCSSSAAASGACSPRGSSAGLPPALSTDNEIIEAVLNVSGPVAADTTPFKSNYTAASRLTSDPTSPSALPSSRRNSVVPASDFHQCAHHKNFQRRASEPQLPSFSEGSASEMTRSISYAQHSMMFPISDEPAPQTPASSNGSSDPSCSCNRHHHRRNSVAVKFDKPLYKRLES; this is encoded by the coding sequence ATGACCTCCACAGATATCAAGCCTTGCGCCGTCAATATTCCCGTTTCTGCCCACATCACCTTCCACTACAAGCCGGTTGCAGACAAGAGCAGCAGTAGCAGCAGCTCCTGCAGCTCCTCCGCAGCCGCCTCTGGCGCCTGCTCGCCCAGAGGCAGCTCCGCCGGCTTGCCTCCCGCTCTGTCAACTGACAACGAAATCATCGAGGCCGTGCTGAACGTCTCTGGCCCCGTTGCAGCAGACACCACGCCATTCAAGAGCAACTACACCGCTGCCTCGCGCTTGACTTCTGACCCGACCTCGCCATCGGCACTGCCCTCTTCCAGACGCAACTCTGTGGTGCCGGCGAGCGACTTTCACCAGTGTGCGCACCACAAAAACTTCCAAAGAAGGGCCAGCGAACCACAACTGCCCTCTTTCAGCGAGGGCTCGGCGTCCGAGATGACAAGGTCCATCTCGTACGCCCAGCACAGCATGATGTTCCCCATCAGCGACGAGCCAGCGCCCCAAACGCCCGCATCTTCCAACGGCAGCTCAGACCCATCTTGTTCTTGCAACAGGCACCATCACAGAAG